A single region of the Acidobacteriota bacterium genome encodes:
- a CDS encoding ribonuclease HI — protein MTPAGTVERSGGAEETTANRLELECVLELLGALPPGQAAAVYTGNDYLRRGAALWIHAWKRNRWRTKSGGPVKNAELWHRLDRQLEERRVQWPAPTGDAGERLKELKERVRGLF, from the coding sequence GTGACGCCGGCCGGCACGGTCGAGCGGTCCGGCGGGGCGGAGGAGACGACGGCGAACCGGCTCGAGCTCGAGTGCGTCCTGGAGTTGCTCGGCGCTCTGCCGCCCGGTCAAGCCGCGGCTGTCTACACCGGCAACGACTACCTCAGGCGCGGCGCCGCGCTCTGGATCCATGCCTGGAAACGCAACCGGTGGCGGACCAAGAGCGGCGGGCCGGTCAAGAACGCCGAACTCTGGCACCGGCTCGACCGCCAGCTCGAAGAGCGGCGGGTGCAATGGCCGGCGCCGACGGGCGATGCGGGGGAGCGGCTCAAGGAGCTGAAGGAGCGGGTGCGCGGGCTGTTCTGA